A window from Terriglobales bacterium encodes these proteins:
- a CDS encoding prolipoprotein diacylglyceryl transferase family protein: protein MNFPVYIYVAGVRIHPHLFFESMAYVAGILAYLWMRRRSGDSAPDPVRWSVITAAVAGGAIGSKLMYLLEDPAATFLHWHDPFYLMGGKSIIGGLVGGLIAVEWAKKYLGEKQSTGDLFAIPVALSIAIGRIGCFLTGLSDNTYGVPTRLPWGVNFGDGVRRHPTQVYEIVFLLALVPVLRWVMRKIAESSKKTAPGGQYFASRFRPGDAFKFFMIGYMAFRLVCDGLKPYVHVALGLCSIQWICLVILVYYARDIRRWIGFKKPAPGKPSELMQETSKQETLVQERREGAF from the coding sequence TTGAATTTTCCGGTTTACATTTACGTAGCTGGAGTGCGGATCCATCCACATTTGTTTTTCGAGAGCATGGCTTATGTGGCCGGGATCCTGGCGTATCTGTGGATGCGCCGGCGCTCCGGTGATTCCGCGCCCGATCCCGTGCGTTGGTCGGTGATCACGGCCGCAGTGGCGGGTGGCGCTATTGGCTCCAAGCTCATGTACCTGCTGGAGGATCCGGCGGCGACGTTTCTGCATTGGCACGATCCCTTTTACCTGATGGGCGGCAAGAGCATCATCGGCGGGCTGGTGGGCGGGCTCATTGCCGTGGAGTGGGCCAAGAAATATCTGGGAGAAAAGCAATCAACCGGCGACCTGTTTGCCATCCCTGTGGCTCTGAGCATTGCTATAGGGCGCATCGGGTGCTTCCTCACCGGCCTCAGCGATAACACCTACGGTGTGCCTACACGATTGCCCTGGGGCGTCAATTTCGGCGACGGTGTCCGGCGGCATCCTACGCAAGTTTACGAGATTGTTTTTCTTCTGGCTTTGGTCCCTGTTTTGCGATGGGTTATGCGCAAGATTGCGGAGTCTTCGAAAAAAACAGCCCCAGGCGGCCAATATTTTGCTTCCCGCTTTCGGCCTGGCGATGCTTTCAAATTTTTCATGATTGGCTACATGGCATTCCGTCTTGTTTGCGACGGGCTGAAACCCTATGTGCACGTTGCCCTGGGACTGTGTTCGATTCAATGGATATGCCTTGTGATCCTGGTTTACTACGCAAGAGATATTCGGCGCTGGATCGGGTTCAAGAAGCCCGCGCCCGGGAAGCCCTCTGAGTTAATGCAAGAAACGTCAAAGCAAGAGACGTTAGTGCAAGAAAGACGGGAAGGAGCGTTCTAA
- a CDS encoding glycosyltransferase family 39 protein: protein MKDSLEEGRFPFAAAAVALSILMAVLMGGSIRRESVTFDEEPHIGAGLSYMQKLDLRMNPEHPPLAKVLAGVSLMIRGTHADYDNPSWTLGHKYIFGVWLFEGLFGHSIVTRWNDQATVLAWARAPMLLLTLALGWIVFVLGRRLGGGWGGLLCLTAYVTAPVFLAYGPLVLTDLAIALFSITTLWTFAELWRDPTRNKTLAFGLSLSAALLSKFSAGLLFFAFLVFALSTRWRAVPGQPAGKSEAREWRRKRWRATRVGIFEAAAVVYLTYFILSLREPTDFFGRKHGPLAGILLHLILPPLRYFFGVLIVAFTSSRETFLLGHRFAHGVPFYFPVLFVLKSAPGFLGLLVLALGAAVWLKRRSGGAPSVSVIPQEYGLHWRVLWTSLIFFAFACIAARLNIGYRHFSIPVVLLTLLLAPLPRMLGRLRGPAPAGSFAGAAAAVLLSLGCVFTALRAYPFYIPYVSVFSFGSPAYALVDRSNVDWNQSLPEVERFAEERGIKTIDVDSYSWFDPADTIPRARLWNCQTPSAADAGQWVVVSANFILDSHNCAWLMKYPHETLGGGSMYAVQLPTTIPAAGIAGGPPVPQEQRQFVGAPEDPRPEFIRLINHPETIEPFLIQRMAAFAGAHKH from the coding sequence ATGAAGGATTCGCTTGAAGAGGGTCGTTTCCCGTTTGCCGCAGCTGCCGTTGCGCTATCGATCCTGATGGCGGTGCTGATGGGCGGGTCGATACGCCGCGAATCCGTAACGTTTGACGAAGAGCCACACATCGGTGCTGGGCTCAGCTACATGCAAAAACTCGATCTGCGGATGAACCCGGAGCATCCGCCGCTGGCAAAGGTTTTGGCGGGCGTGTCGCTGATGATTCGTGGAACGCACGCCGATTACGATAATCCTTCCTGGACGCTTGGGCACAAATACATCTTCGGTGTATGGCTCTTTGAAGGTCTATTCGGTCATTCGATTGTGACGAGGTGGAATGATCAGGCAACCGTGCTCGCGTGGGCGCGCGCGCCGATGCTGCTGCTCACGCTGGCGCTGGGATGGATCGTCTTTGTGCTGGGGCGGCGGCTGGGCGGAGGGTGGGGTGGATTGCTGTGCCTTACCGCCTACGTGACCGCGCCTGTCTTTCTTGCCTATGGCCCGCTTGTTCTGACCGACTTGGCGATCGCGCTTTTTTCTATTACCACGCTGTGGACGTTCGCTGAACTGTGGCGCGATCCCACCCGCAACAAGACGCTTGCATTTGGGCTGAGCCTCAGCGCAGCGCTGCTTTCGAAGTTTTCTGCCGGGCTGCTCTTCTTTGCATTCCTGGTATTCGCGCTCAGCACGCGCTGGCGGGCCGTTCCGGGACAACCTGCGGGGAAGTCCGAAGCGCGCGAGTGGCGGCGGAAGCGCTGGCGGGCCACCCGAGTGGGGATATTCGAAGCGGCCGCGGTCGTCTATCTGACTTACTTCATCCTCTCGCTCCGTGAGCCGACGGACTTCTTCGGCCGCAAGCACGGACCTCTGGCAGGGATCCTCCTGCACCTGATACTGCCTCCCCTGCGCTACTTCTTCGGGGTTCTGATCGTGGCGTTCACTTCGAGCCGCGAGACGTTTTTGCTGGGGCACAGATTTGCCCATGGCGTGCCGTTCTATTTTCCGGTGCTTTTCGTGCTGAAGTCTGCGCCTGGATTCTTAGGGCTGCTGGTTCTGGCGCTGGGGGCAGCGGTCTGGCTGAAACGACGCAGCGGAGGTGCTCCTAGCGTTTCTGTGATTCCGCAAGAGTATGGGCTTCACTGGCGCGTGCTGTGGACCTCGCTCATTTTCTTTGCGTTTGCCTGCATCGCGGCGCGGCTGAACATCGGCTACCGGCATTTCAGCATTCCGGTGGTGCTGCTGACACTTCTGCTGGCACCCTTGCCGAGGATGCTCGGACGCCTTCGCGGGCCGGCGCCCGCGGGGTCATTTGCAGGGGCCGCGGCCGCCGTGCTGTTATCGCTGGGCTGTGTGTTTACGGCGTTGCGCGCCTATCCCTTCTACATTCCGTACGTCAGCGTGTTCAGCTTTGGGAGCCCGGCATACGCGCTCGTGGACCGCTCGAACGTGGATTGGAACCAGTCGCTTCCCGAAGTCGAGCGGTTCGCCGAGGAGCGCGGCATCAAAACGATTGATGTGGACTCCTATTCGTGGTTCGACCCCGCCGATACCATTCCGCGCGCGCGGCTGTGGAATTGCCAGACTCCCTCCGCGGCAGATGCCGGCCAATGGGTGGTTGTCTCGGCCAATTTCATTCTCGATTCTCACAATTGCGCCTGGTTGATGAAGTATCCGCATGAGACGCTGGGCGGCGGCAGTATGTACGCTGTGCAGCTGCCCACGACCATTCCGGCGGCGGGTATCGCCGGAGGCCCGCCGGTTCCGCAGGAGCAGCGCCAGTTTGTCGGAGCGCCGGAGGATCCTCGTCCCGAGTTCATTCGTCTCATCAACCATCCGGAAACGATTGAGCCTTTCTTGATCCAGCGGATGGCTGCGTTTGCCGGCGCGCACAAGCATTAG
- the rsmD gene encoding 16S rRNA (guanine(966)-N(2))-methyltransferase RsmD produces MLTASFMRIIAGKFRSRQLRSLQGADLRPTSDRLRETLFDVIVAAREIEGTIWLDLFAGTGAVGIEALSRGAKKVYFVESARKSNELIKQNLRSLNIEEGFQILQQDAVAALTKVPESIDICFLDPPYKMEEQYEKALSSLANSNLLREDSLVIAEHSKHFDPQDQYGSLQRFRKLVQGDAVLSFYH; encoded by the coding sequence GTGCTGACTGCTTCTTTCATGCGCATTATCGCAGGCAAATTCCGTAGCCGCCAACTGCGCTCCTTGCAGGGCGCCGATCTGCGTCCTACCTCAGACCGCCTGCGCGAAACCCTGTTCGACGTAATTGTTGCAGCGCGGGAAATCGAAGGCACCATCTGGCTCGACTTGTTTGCCGGCACCGGTGCCGTTGGAATCGAGGCCCTCAGCCGCGGAGCCAAAAAAGTTTACTTCGTCGAATCCGCCCGCAAATCCAATGAGTTGATCAAACAGAACCTGCGCTCATTGAACATCGAAGAGGGATTTCAAATCCTCCAGCAAGATGCTGTCGCCGCCCTCACCAAAGTTCCTGAATCGATAGATATCTGTTTCCTCGATCCGCCCTACAAGATGGAAGAGCAATACGAAAAGGCCCTCTCCTCCCTGGCCAATTCGAATCTGCTGCGCGAAGATTCGCTGGTCATCGCCGAACACAGCAAACACTTCGACCCCCAGGATCAATACGGCAGCCTGCAGCGCTTCCGCAAGCTGGTGCAGGGTGACGCCGTGCTGAGTTTTTACCATTGA